The region AGGGGTATGTGTTTTCGAAAAGAGCGTTGCATGTCGCAACTTCTCCTCCGCGAAATGGAAACGAAGGTTTTATTTAATCGGGTTCTCGCCTTTGATAATGCGGATGAGAACGACGATAACCGCGAGCGCCAAAAGAAGGTGAATGAATCCTCCTAAGACATCAAACGCGAGAAATCCGATCAACCACAATAT is a window of Candidatus Paceibacterota bacterium DNA encoding:
- a CDS encoding lmo0937 family membrane protein, with translation MLYTIAIILLILWLIGFLAFDVLGGFIHLLLALAVIVVLIRIIKGENPIK